Proteins encoded together in one Mycobacterium noviomagense window:
- a CDS encoding cyclopropane mycolic acid synthase family methyltransferase, which produces MKQGATDPTRDLTPHFEDVQSHYDLSDDFYRLFLDRTQTYSCAYFERDDMSLEEAQFAKIDLSLGKLGLQPGMTLLDIGCGWGATLLRAIEKYDVNVIGLTLSKNQAAHVEQKFAESGSARSKQVRLQGWEQFREPVDRIVSIGAFEHFGRDRYDDFFKMAYEVLPPDGVMLLHTIIKPADDEFAARGLPVTMSHLRFFKFIMDEIFPGGDLPQAVVVEEHATKAGFTLTKKQQLRLHYARTLDTWAANLQARKDEAIAVQSQEVYDRYMKYLTGCADLFRDGYTDVCQFTLVKPA; this is translated from the coding sequence ATGAAACAGGGGGCTACCGATCCGACGCGCGATCTCACGCCGCACTTCGAGGACGTGCAGTCGCACTACGACCTCTCCGACGACTTCTATCGGCTCTTTCTCGACCGAACGCAGACCTACAGCTGCGCCTACTTCGAGCGCGACGACATGTCGCTGGAAGAGGCTCAGTTCGCCAAGATCGACCTGTCGTTAGGCAAGCTCGGCCTGCAGCCCGGTATGACGTTGCTTGACATCGGATGCGGTTGGGGCGCAACGCTTTTGCGTGCTATCGAGAAGTACGACGTCAATGTGATCGGGCTGACCCTGAGCAAGAACCAGGCCGCGCACGTCGAGCAGAAGTTCGCCGAGTCGGGCAGCGCGCGCTCCAAGCAGGTCCGGCTGCAGGGCTGGGAGCAGTTCCGTGAGCCGGTGGACCGGATCGTGTCGATCGGGGCGTTCGAACACTTCGGCCGGGACCGCTATGACGACTTCTTCAAGATGGCCTACGAGGTGCTACCGCCCGACGGGGTGATGCTGCTGCACACCATCATCAAGCCGGCCGACGACGAATTCGCCGCGCGAGGACTGCCGGTCACCATGAGTCACCTGCGGTTCTTCAAGTTCATCATGGACGAGATCTTCCCAGGCGGAGATCTGCCGCAGGCGGTGGTGGTCGAAGAACACGCGACCAAAGCGGGCTTCACGCTCACCAAGAAGCAGCAGCTGCGCCTGCACTACGCGCGCACGCTGGACACCTGGGCGGCGAACCTGCAGGCCCGCAAGGACGAGGCGATCGCGGTCCAGTCGCAAGAGGTCTACGACCGCTACATGAAGTACCTGACCGGTTGCGCCGATCTGTTCCGCGACGGCTACACCGACGTCTGCCAGTTCACTTTGGTCAAGCCGGCCTAG
- a CDS encoding FAS1-like dehydratase domain-containing protein, translating into MTVPVEAKELIGKHYRHHDYFDVGREKIREFARAVMNDHPAHFSEDAAAEHGYPTLVAPPTFLAIAGRRLQLELFTKFDIPINIARVFHRDQKLKFHRPILAHDRLFFDAYLDSVIQSHGTVIAEIRSEVTDADGKAVVTSVVTMIGEAAGQEADAAATAAAIASIRSGA; encoded by the coding sequence ATGACAGTTCCCGTTGAAGCCAAAGAACTCATCGGTAAGCACTACCGCCACCACGACTACTTCGACGTCGGGCGGGAAAAGATTCGCGAATTTGCCCGTGCCGTCATGAACGACCACCCCGCGCACTTCAGCGAGGACGCCGCCGCCGAGCACGGCTACCCCACGCTGGTGGCCCCGCCGACCTTCCTTGCGATCGCCGGCCGACGCCTCCAACTGGAGCTGTTCACCAAGTTCGACATCCCGATCAATATCGCGCGGGTGTTCCACCGTGACCAGAAGCTGAAGTTTCACCGCCCGATCCTGGCGCACGACCGCTTGTTCTTCGACGCCTATCTGGACTCGGTCATCCAGTCCCACGGCACGGTGATCGCCGAAATTCGCAGCGAAGTCACCGATGCCGACGGGAAAGCCGTAGTGACCAGCGTCGTCACCATGATCGGGGAAGCGGCTGGTCAGGAGGCCGACGCTGCGGCGACGGCGGCGGCAATTGCGTCGATTCGCAGCGGGGCTTAG
- a CDS encoding HAD family hydrolase, with product MVASGDSGSAGSGHVDLEALGGDASAQRALDELRADTTAEIPPQPPVDLTAAAFFDVDNTLVQGSSLLHFGRGLAARKYFTYRDVLGFVYAQAKFQLIGKENSDDVAAGRRKALAFIEGRSTAELEALGEEIYDEIIADKIWPGTRELAQMHLDAGQQVWLVTATPYELAITIARRLGLTGALGTVAESVDGVFTGRLVGELLHGMGKAHAVRSLAIREGLNLKRCTAYSDSINDLPLLSLVGTAVAVNPDPQLRALARERGWEIRDFRTARKAARIGVPSALALGAAGGALAAAVSRRRERG from the coding sequence ATGGTGGCTTCCGGTGATTCAGGCAGCGCAGGTTCTGGCCATGTCGACCTCGAAGCGCTGGGTGGGGACGCCAGCGCCCAGCGCGCCCTCGACGAGCTGCGCGCCGACACCACCGCCGAAATCCCGCCGCAGCCGCCCGTCGACCTGACCGCGGCCGCATTCTTCGACGTCGACAACACCTTGGTGCAGGGCTCGTCGCTGCTGCACTTCGGTCGCGGGCTGGCCGCGCGCAAGTACTTCACCTACCGCGACGTGCTCGGGTTCGTCTACGCCCAAGCCAAGTTTCAGCTCATCGGCAAAGAGAACAGCGACGACGTCGCCGCGGGCCGGCGCAAAGCGCTGGCCTTCATCGAAGGTCGCTCGACTGCCGAGCTGGAGGCGCTCGGTGAGGAGATCTATGACGAGATCATCGCTGACAAGATCTGGCCGGGCACCCGTGAGCTGGCCCAGATGCATCTCGATGCCGGCCAGCAGGTGTGGCTGGTCACCGCTACCCCGTACGAGCTGGCGATCACCATTGCCCGCCGGCTGGGGTTGACCGGCGCGCTGGGCACCGTCGCCGAATCGGTCGACGGGGTGTTTACCGGCAGGCTGGTCGGCGAACTGCTGCACGGCATGGGCAAGGCCCATGCTGTGCGTTCGCTGGCTATCCGTGAGGGCTTGAACCTCAAGCGGTGCACCGCCTACTCCGACAGCATCAACGACCTGCCGCTGTTGTCGCTGGTCGGCACGGCGGTCGCGGTCAATCCCGATCCGCAGCTGCGGGCGCTGGCGCGGGAACGGGGATGGGAGATCCGCGACTTCCGCACCGCTCGCAAGGCGGCCCGGATCGGGGTGCCGTCGGCGCTGGCGCTCGGGGCGGCCGGCGGTGCCCTCGCTGCGGCCGTGTCGCGTCGCCGCGAGCGCGGGTAG
- a CDS encoding glutaredoxin family protein — protein MSRHRVELLTRAGCLICARVYDQLADLATELGFELAATDVDAAAAAGNPGLRAEFGDRLPVVLLDGREHSYWEVDEDRLRADLA, from the coding sequence GTGAGCCGTCACCGCGTGGAGTTGCTGACCCGGGCCGGCTGTCTGATCTGTGCACGGGTGTACGACCAGCTCGCCGACCTCGCCACCGAGTTGGGCTTCGAGCTTGCCGCGACAGACGTCGACGCGGCCGCGGCGGCCGGCAATCCCGGGCTGCGCGCGGAGTTCGGCGACCGGTTGCCGGTGGTCCTGCTCGACGGCCGTGAGCACAGCTATTGGGAGGTCGACGAGGACCGCCTGCGTGCAGATTTGGCTTGA